The Lichenihabitans psoromatis genome contains a region encoding:
- a CDS encoding YcjF family protein: MTDLPPRAELRRPRAFKITPDRPIGATTTEVAETAEAPLDGVASDATAERPAWRERPRVLRPSARVEFEEQPDPYAREAAAVVDGMPSEEVAIEVAQRRGMVARGLLSWGGLFWSALGGLVSLAVGLWITRLIDDLFARVPGLGWVGVALAALAALALVGLAVREALGVARQRHVAVLHKRLADAHAADDRDAARSGIKDLASVYAARPETARARQDLAALSTEIIDGRDLIDLAERHLMGPLDALAQREIALAAKRVSVVTAISPRAILDVVFVIGQTVRLIRRIAEIYSGRPGLLGFVRLAKSVGAHLAITGGMAVGDSILQQVVGHGIAAKLSARLGEGVLNGLLTTRVGLSAMAVCRPMPFAALKQPALRDVAPFLFGGDKSL, from the coding sequence ATGACCGACCTTCCGCCCCGCGCGGAGCTTCGCCGCCCGCGCGCCTTCAAAATCACGCCCGATCGACCGATCGGCGCGACGACGACGGAGGTCGCGGAGACAGCCGAGGCTCCGCTTGACGGGGTCGCATCGGACGCCACCGCGGAACGGCCTGCGTGGCGGGAGCGGCCGCGCGTTCTTCGCCCGAGCGCTCGCGTCGAATTTGAGGAGCAGCCTGACCCCTATGCCCGCGAGGCCGCCGCCGTCGTTGACGGTATGCCGAGCGAGGAAGTCGCGATCGAAGTGGCGCAGCGGCGCGGCATGGTGGCGCGTGGGCTGCTGAGCTGGGGCGGCCTGTTCTGGTCGGCCCTTGGTGGCCTCGTGTCACTGGCGGTGGGCCTTTGGATCACGCGCCTGATCGACGATCTTTTCGCGCGTGTGCCGGGCCTTGGCTGGGTGGGAGTCGCGCTGGCGGCGCTCGCGGCGCTGGCGCTTGTGGGACTGGCGGTTCGCGAGGCGCTCGGGGTGGCGCGTCAGCGCCACGTGGCCGTGTTGCATAAGCGGCTCGCCGACGCCCATGCGGCCGACGATCGCGACGCGGCGCGAAGCGGCATCAAGGATCTCGCCTCCGTTTATGCGGCGCGACCCGAAACCGCACGGGCCCGCCAGGATCTCGCGGCGTTGTCGACCGAGATCATCGACGGACGCGACCTCATCGATCTCGCCGAGCGTCACCTGATGGGTCCGCTCGACGCTCTGGCCCAACGCGAGATCGCGCTTGCGGCCAAGCGAGTGTCGGTCGTGACGGCCATCAGCCCGCGCGCGATTCTCGATGTGGTCTTTGTGATCGGCCAGACGGTACGGCTGATCCGCCGCATTGCGGAAATCTACAGCGGCCGACCGGGGCTTCTCGGCTTCGTGCGGCTGGCCAAATCCGTCGGCGCGCATCTCGCCATCACGGGCGGCATGGCGGTCGGCGACAGCATCCTGCAGCAGGTTGTCGGCCACGGGATTGCGGCTAAACTCTCGGCTCGGCTGGGCGAGGGCGTGCTGAACGGGCTTCTCACCACGCGGGTGGGACTATCGGCCATGGCGGTGTGTCGCCCCATGCCATTCGCTGCTCTCAAACAGCCGGCCTTGCGGGATGTCGCGCCGTTTCTGTTCGGCGGCGACAAAAGTCTTTGA
- a CDS encoding YcjX family protein — translation MLPTVMWDNALPLVTDIIHDARIAAQSLADYVSGTGLRLGVTGLSRAGKTVFITALVHNLTQGGKLPVFRVSAEGRLSRAYLRPQPDDAVPRFAYEDHLAALTVDRQWPDSTRRISELRLTLEFERKGAWRSGPSTFTIDIVDYPGEWLLDLPLLNKSYARWSRETLEASALAARAPLAAAWRGSLQGLDPMAPGSEEVARRSAELFTAYLRASRTELYSLSTLPPGRFLMPGDLEGSPALTFAPLPVDEGASVPSNSLAAMMERRYEAYKSHVVGPFFRNHFARLDRQIVLVDALSALNSGPGAVRDLEVALSDLLLAFRAGRSSFLSTLFRPRIDKILFAATKADHLHHTSHDRLESILRVLTARAIARAEGVGASVDVIALAAVRATREVAVKEGRDTLDAIVGTPLAGERIDGETFDGLSEAAVFPGELPSDPKLAFRGDALAVADGEADYRFVKFRPPQAVRGPDGAALPLPHIRLDRALQFLFGDRLA, via the coding sequence ATGCTGCCGACTGTCATGTGGGATAATGCCTTGCCGCTTGTGACCGACATCATCCACGACGCGCGCATCGCGGCTCAAAGTCTCGCGGATTATGTCAGTGGAACCGGGCTTCGCCTCGGCGTCACCGGGCTGTCGCGGGCCGGCAAAACGGTGTTTATCACCGCGCTCGTGCATAATCTGACGCAAGGCGGCAAGCTTCCGGTGTTCCGGGTGTCGGCTGAGGGGCGCCTCTCCCGTGCCTATCTCCGGCCTCAACCCGATGATGCTGTGCCGCGCTTTGCCTATGAGGACCATCTGGCGGCCTTGACGGTGGATCGGCAATGGCCCGACTCGACGCGGCGCATTTCCGAGCTTCGCCTCACGCTGGAGTTCGAGCGCAAGGGCGCATGGCGGTCCGGGCCTTCGACCTTCACGATCGACATCGTGGATTATCCCGGCGAATGGCTGCTCGATCTTCCGCTGCTGAATAAATCCTATGCCCGCTGGTCGCGGGAGACGCTCGAGGCCAGCGCTTTGGCGGCCCGTGCGCCGCTGGCGGCCGCCTGGCGCGGATCGCTGCAGGGGCTCGATCCAATGGCGCCCGGCTCGGAGGAGGTGGCGCGACGCAGCGCCGAGCTGTTCACGGCCTACCTCCGCGCCAGCCGTACCGAACTCTACAGCCTCTCGACCTTGCCGCCCGGACGCTTTCTGATGCCCGGCGACCTCGAAGGCTCGCCAGCCCTGACCTTCGCGCCTCTGCCGGTCGACGAGGGCGCCAGTGTCCCCTCCAACTCGCTCGCGGCCATGATGGAGCGGCGCTACGAAGCCTATAAGAGCCACGTGGTCGGGCCGTTCTTCCGCAATCACTTCGCGCGCCTCGACCGTCAGATCGTTCTGGTCGACGCCCTGTCGGCGCTGAACTCCGGCCCCGGTGCGGTGCGCGATCTCGAGGTCGCGCTATCCGATCTGCTACTCGCTTTCCGGGCCGGCCGCAGCTCCTTCTTGTCGACGCTGTTCCGGCCGCGCATCGACAAAATCCTGTTCGCGGCCACCAAAGCCGACCATCTGCACCACACCAGCCATGACCGGCTGGAATCAATCCTGCGGGTTTTGACGGCTCGAGCCATTGCACGGGCCGAGGGCGTCGGCGCCAGCGTCGATGTGATCGCTCTGGCGGCCGTTCGCGCCACGCGGGAAGTGGCCGTCAAGGAAGGCCGCGACACGCTGGACGCGATCGTCGGAACACCCTTGGCCGGCGAGCGGATCGACGGCGAAACGTTCGATGGGTTGAGTGAAGCCGCGGTATTTCCGGGCGAGCTACCCTCCGATCCCAAGCTCGCATTTCGGGGCGATGCCTTGGCGGTGGCGGATGGCGAGGCCGATTATCGGTTCGTCAAGTTCCGTCCGCCGCAGGCGGTGCGGGGTCCAGATGGCGCCGCCTTGCCGCTGCCGCACATCCGGCTCGACCGCGCCCTGCAGTTCCTGTTTGGAGACCGGCTGGCATGA
- a CDS encoding SixA phosphatase family protein, with the protein MKRLLLLRHAKAEMAPNGQADHDRRLSSRGLRDAREVGAVIERQGWSPDFMLVSDAARTRETLEQAMPQQTASRTIEITPALYDATAPDILALIRTIPDTATSLLVIGHNPGIGELARQLAAAGSLPDLHRLATRFPTSALAVIALSAEHWADVGAPQAMAGEDQRLEALVWSDPSGKAD; encoded by the coding sequence ATGAAGCGACTTCTTCTCCTCCGCCACGCCAAAGCCGAGATGGCGCCCAATGGCCAGGCCGATCACGACCGTAGATTGAGTTCCCGCGGGCTCCGAGACGCGCGAGAGGTTGGAGCCGTCATCGAAAGACAGGGCTGGAGCCCCGATTTCATGCTTGTGTCCGATGCGGCCCGGACGCGCGAAACACTCGAACAGGCCATGCCGCAGCAGACCGCAAGCCGCACGATCGAGATCACGCCCGCGCTTTATGATGCGACCGCCCCCGACATTCTGGCGCTGATCCGCACGATACCGGACACAGCAACATCGCTCCTCGTGATCGGCCATAACCCCGGTATTGGCGAGCTTGCGCGACAACTGGCCGCTGCTGGCTCGCTCCCTGACCTGCATCGCCTCGCGACCCGGTTTCCGACCTCAGCCCTCGCGGTCATCGCCTTGTCGGCGGAGCATTGGGCGGACGTTGGCGCGCCACAGGCCATGGCAGGCGAAGATCAACGTCTGGAGGCGCTCGTCTGGAGCGACCCATCCGGCAAGGCCGATTGA
- the dksA gene encoding RNA polymerase-binding protein DksA: MRSATIDEGYRPSDDETFMNERQREYFRRKLLVWREDLLRESRETLTALQNENENHPDFADRASSETDRAIELRARDRQRKLIAKIDSALSRIDDATYGYCEETGEPISLKRLDARPIATLSVEAQERHERRERIYRDD, encoded by the coding sequence ATGCGCTCTGCGACGATCGATGAGGGCTATCGCCCTTCGGACGATGAGACGTTCATGAATGAACGTCAACGTGAGTATTTCCGCCGCAAGCTTTTGGTGTGGCGTGAAGATCTGCTGCGCGAAAGCCGTGAGACACTGACGGCTTTGCAAAACGAGAACGAGAATCACCCCGATTTTGCTGATCGCGCGTCGTCTGAAACCGATCGCGCGATCGAGCTTCGCGCCCGAGACCGTCAGCGCAAGCTGATCGCCAAGATCGATTCGGCTCTGTCCCGCATCGACGATGCAACCTACGGATATTGCGAGGAAACCGGCGAGCCGATTTCTTTGAAGCGCTTGGACGCGCGGCCAATCGCCACTTTGTCGGTCGAGGCGCAGGAGCGGCACGAGCGGCGCGAGCGGATCTACCGCGACGATTGA
- a CDS encoding MFS transporter, translating into MQHSTGASAPAQSTNVRIFTTVLVTFVGYAAIALPLAVLPGYVHATLGFGVVLAGLTISTQYVATVISRAQVGRMTDTYGPKRAVLLGFAGCLFSGLMTLAASLAQGSPVVSLTLLLLGRLALGIAESWVSTGAITWAIGQVGPQHTVRIISWNGIATYGALAVGAPIGVLLVQRFGFASIGLVSCLLAVIGLAMAIGKPAVAVLTEKRLSSKSVLVRIMPFGCILACASAGFGVIAAFVTFFFESRHWQGASFALSSFGIAFIAARLMLGNIILRHGGLRVTLVAATVEVAGLLVLWSAPIPALAMVGAALTGFGFAPIFPALGVVAVARVPAQSRGAALGLYSVFLDVSLGVQGPLAGLLIDRFGTASPFLLGAVAATVGLGITAFLLGR; encoded by the coding sequence ATGCAGCATTCGACAGGCGCCAGCGCTCCCGCGCAATCGACCAACGTGCGGATCTTTACGACCGTGCTGGTCACCTTCGTGGGTTACGCGGCGATCGCATTGCCGCTGGCCGTTTTGCCCGGCTACGTTCATGCGACGCTCGGCTTCGGGGTGGTGCTGGCCGGGCTCACGATCAGCACCCAATATGTCGCGACGGTCATCAGCCGCGCTCAGGTCGGCCGCATGACCGATACCTATGGCCCGAAGCGTGCCGTGCTGCTCGGCTTCGCGGGGTGCCTGTTCAGCGGCCTCATGACGCTGGCGGCTAGCCTGGCGCAAGGCTCTCCAGTCGTCAGCCTGACGCTCCTGCTGCTCGGACGGCTGGCGCTCGGCATCGCCGAAAGCTGGGTCAGCACCGGCGCCATCACCTGGGCGATCGGTCAGGTCGGGCCGCAGCACACCGTCCGCATCATCAGTTGGAATGGCATCGCGACCTATGGGGCTCTTGCGGTCGGCGCGCCGATCGGCGTGCTTCTGGTGCAACGCTTCGGCTTCGCCAGCATCGGGCTGGTGTCCTGCCTTCTCGCAGTGATCGGCCTCGCCATGGCGATCGGCAAGCCGGCCGTCGCGGTGCTGACCGAAAAGCGGCTGAGTTCGAAAAGCGTGCTGGTCCGCATCATGCCGTTTGGCTGCATCTTGGCCTGCGCCTCCGCTGGTTTCGGCGTCATCGCGGCCTTCGTGACCTTCTTCTTTGAAAGCCGCCACTGGCAGGGCGCGTCATTCGCCCTGAGCTCGTTCGGTATCGCCTTCATCGCGGCGCGCTTGATGCTCGGCAACATCATCCTCCGCCACGGCGGCCTGCGCGTGACGCTGGTGGCCGCGACGGTGGAAGTCGCCGGTCTGCTGGTCTTGTGGAGCGCACCGATCCCGGCGCTCGCCATGGTGGGCGCGGCCCTGACGGGCTTTGGCTTCGCGCCGATCTTCCCGGCGCTCGGCGTCGTGGCGGTCGCCCGTGTGCCGGCCCAGAGCCGCGGTGCGGCGCTTGGTCTCTATTCGGTGTTTCTCGACGTGTCGCTCGGGGTTCAGGGGCCGCTCGCGGGGCTCCTGATCGACCGTTTCGGAACCGCGTCGCCCTTCCTGCTGGGCGCTGTGGCGGCAACCGTGGGGCTGGGCATCACGGCATTTCTTCTCGGCCGGTGA
- a CDS encoding metallophosphoesterase family protein, producing the protein MTFLLAHLSDAHIGPLPRPHLRELLGKRLTGYVNWNRRGRLHDMDVLADLVADIKAQAPDHIAMTGDILNLGLAAEFPFAAQWLRDLGPSRDVSFVPGNHDAYVRSSMGPLAATFVPWLADLSAIGAPLVTGLFPYLRQRGDVALIGVSSALPTAPFLASGALGSTQRQALGTLLADAGRRKLTRIVMIHHPPYRAGASAGRGLRDASAFARIIAEHGAELILHGHNHRAMLAHLPGPNGLVPVVGVPAASAVPGSPNHRAAYHLFRIGLGANGLEIAASRRGLLPDLSAIGDLGPIDLAEGGLSAIGL; encoded by the coding sequence GTGACCTTCCTGCTCGCTCATCTCTCCGACGCGCATATCGGACCCTTGCCGCGGCCGCACCTGCGTGAGCTGCTGGGCAAGCGGCTGACCGGCTATGTCAATTGGAACCGGCGCGGCCGCCTGCACGACATGGATGTGCTGGCCGACCTCGTCGCCGACATCAAGGCACAGGCGCCCGACCACATCGCGATGACGGGCGATATTCTGAACCTCGGACTTGCGGCTGAATTTCCCTTCGCGGCCCAGTGGCTGCGCGACCTCGGGCCCTCGCGCGACGTGAGCTTCGTGCCGGGCAATCACGATGCCTACGTCCGCTCGTCGATGGGTCCGCTCGCCGCCACCTTCGTGCCGTGGCTGGCTGATCTCAGCGCCATTGGAGCGCCGCTTGTCACCGGCCTCTTTCCCTACCTGCGGCAGCGCGGCGATGTCGCCCTGATCGGCGTGTCGTCGGCGCTGCCGACGGCGCCCTTCCTCGCTTCCGGCGCGCTCGGTTCCACGCAGCGGCAGGCCCTCGGCACGCTTCTCGCGGATGCGGGTCGACGCAAGCTCACTCGGATCGTAATGATCCACCACCCGCCCTATCGGGCCGGCGCCAGTGCTGGACGCGGGCTTCGGGACGCATCGGCCTTTGCACGGATCATTGCCGAGCATGGCGCCGAACTGATCCTGCACGGACATAACCACCGGGCCATGCTGGCCCACCTGCCCGGGCCGAACGGCCTCGTGCCGGTCGTCGGCGTTCCCGCAGCGTCGGCGGTGCCGGGCAGCCCGAATCATCGCGCCGCCTATCATCTTTTTCGCATCGGCTTAGGGGCAAACGGATTGGAGATCGCCGCGAGCCGGCGGGGGTTGTTGCCGGACCTCAGCGCCATCGGCGATCTCGGCCCGATCGATCTGGCAGAGGGCGGCCTCTCGGCGATCGGTCTTTAG